In a single window of the Luteolibacter yonseiensis genome:
- a CDS encoding aspartate ammonia-lyase, with the protein MPFSQERLARLAETMAIATDELAAIIRLGASHVFPAGAYLFHESTPRLWMGIVEDGELEIVRGNHGSSTRLATLRRGSAFSEGVLLDDLPHSASAVALVEVRVWLIPRAVFEKLRLEKPEIFYRMVGHIARRLSGRLAAANEHLVSGKSPVVETWRKEHDLLGERELPDTAYYGVQTLRGMENFPISGIPLHHFGHFVRSLAYVKKAAARANKDLGVVLPERADAIIAACDEIIAGKWHGHFTIDMIQGGAGTSTNMNANEVIANRALEILGHRKGEYEFLHPNDDVNRSQSTNDAYPTAIKLGVILTMRDATSALRELEAALLAKAAEFSDVLKMGRTENQDAVPMTLGQEFSAYASSIKDGIRYIERAAGEFLDVNMGATAVGTGINSPPGYAPLCIRHLAEVSGLPVRLAENLVQSTQDSGAFSLMSGAMKTAAVQLSKICNDLRWLSSGPRAGLYEIRLPAMQPGSSIMPGKVNPVIPEMVSQVCYQIIGADVTISMASEASELELNMAEPIIAFNLFFGLTLLRNAAIALHTRCISGIEANRERCLGYVRNSIGTVTALNPVLGYERSAAIAKEALATGASVYDLVLEKGWLSKDQLDDLLTPEKMTGPR; encoded by the coding sequence ATGCCTTTTTCCCAAGAGCGCCTCGCCCGTTTGGCCGAAACCATGGCCATCGCCACCGACGAACTCGCGGCCATCATCCGGCTGGGGGCTTCCCACGTTTTTCCGGCAGGTGCCTATCTGTTCCATGAATCCACCCCGCGATTGTGGATGGGCATTGTCGAGGACGGGGAATTGGAAATCGTCCGTGGCAATCACGGAAGCTCCACCCGCCTCGCCACGCTCCGGCGGGGCAGTGCCTTCAGCGAAGGGGTGCTGTTGGATGATCTGCCGCACTCCGCATCCGCCGTCGCGCTTGTGGAGGTGCGCGTATGGCTCATCCCCCGCGCGGTTTTTGAAAAGCTCCGCCTGGAGAAACCCGAAATTTTCTACCGCATGGTGGGTCACATCGCCCGCCGTCTCAGCGGACGCCTGGCTGCGGCGAACGAGCATCTGGTTTCGGGAAAATCGCCCGTCGTGGAAACATGGCGCAAGGAGCATGACCTGCTTGGCGAGCGCGAACTGCCGGACACCGCCTACTACGGCGTGCAGACCTTGCGGGGGATGGAGAATTTCCCCATTTCCGGCATCCCGCTGCATCACTTCGGCCACTTCGTCCGCAGTCTTGCCTATGTGAAGAAAGCCGCCGCCCGGGCCAACAAGGACCTTGGAGTGGTGCTTCCGGAACGTGCCGATGCCATCATCGCCGCCTGCGACGAGATCATCGCCGGAAAATGGCACGGGCATTTCACCATCGATATGATCCAGGGAGGAGCGGGCACCTCCACCAACATGAATGCCAACGAGGTCATCGCCAACCGCGCGCTTGAAATCCTCGGCCATCGCAAGGGGGAATACGAGTTCCTTCATCCGAATGACGACGTCAACCGGTCGCAGTCCACCAACGACGCCTATCCCACCGCCATCAAGCTCGGGGTCATCCTCACGATGCGTGACGCCACCTCCGCGCTGCGGGAATTGGAAGCCGCGCTGCTGGCCAAGGCCGCCGAATTCTCCGATGTCCTGAAAATGGGCCGCACCGAGAACCAGGACGCGGTGCCCATGACACTCGGTCAGGAATTTTCCGCCTATGCCTCCAGCATCAAGGATGGGATCCGCTACATCGAACGGGCTGCCGGGGAATTCCTCGATGTGAACATGGGGGCCACCGCCGTCGGCACCGGCATCAACAGCCCGCCCGGCTACGCACCGCTCTGCATCCGCCACCTCGCGGAAGTCAGCGGCTTGCCCGTCAGGCTTGCGGAGAATCTCGTGCAGTCCACCCAGGACAGCGGTGCTTTTTCCCTGATGAGCGGCGCGATGAAAACCGCCGCCGTCCAACTTTCCAAGATTTGCAACGACCTCCGCTGGTTGTCCTCCGGTCCCCGTGCCGGCTTGTATGAGATCCGCCTGCCGGCCATGCAACCCGGGTCGTCGATCATGCCGGGAAAGGTGAACCCGGTCATTCCGGAAATGGTCAGCCAGGTTTGTTACCAGATCATCGGCGCGGATGTCACGATCTCCATGGCATCGGAAGCCAGCGAGCTGGAACTGAACATGGCCGAGCCCATCATCGCCTTCAACCTGTTCTTCGGCCTCACGCTCTTGAGAAATGCGGCGATCGCCCTGCACACCCGCTGCATTTCCGGAATCGAGGCAAACCGGGAACGATGCCTCGGCTATGTCCGGAACTCCATTGGAACGGTCACCGCGCTCAATCCCGTGCTCGGCTATGAACGCAGCGCCGCGATTGCGAAGGAAGCGCTCGCCACCGGAGCGAGTGTCTATGATCTCGTGCTGGAAAAAGGCTGGCTCAGCAAGGATCAGCTCGACGACTTGCTCACTCCTGAGAAAATGACGGGACCCCGGTGA
- a CDS encoding entericidin A/B family lipoprotein, giving the protein MKPLKVTALVIAAFAALAATSCSTTKGFGEDLQKVGSKLETKAEATGGTAPTY; this is encoded by the coding sequence ATGAAACCTCTTAAAGTCACCGCCCTCGTCATCGCCGCTTTTGCCGCCCTCGCCGCCACCTCGTGCAGCACCACGAAAGGTTTTGGCGAGGATCTGCAGAAGGTGGGCTCCAAGCTTGAGACCAAGGCCGAAGCCACCGGCGGCACCGCTCCTACCTATTGA
- a CDS encoding DUF1802 family protein codes for MNASIGFKEWQVVCDALATGRQTILLRKGGIHEGRQGFSFAHESFFLFPTRFHTTPDQVREGEGKALPEWQAGDIIRITHHAEAEWAVTLTDWEKVAALHPYHIYSDQTVKDRFDWEGKGMASGSIHLALVRIRELATPWEFPYEAKYGGCRSWVNLPEPPEDWRKSSQTVLSDAIFSEAATRSSC; via the coding sequence ATGAACGCTTCCATCGGTTTCAAGGAATGGCAGGTGGTCTGTGACGCGCTGGCGACAGGCCGGCAGACGATTCTCCTGCGCAAAGGCGGCATCCACGAAGGGCGTCAGGGCTTCTCATTCGCCCACGAGTCCTTTTTCCTGTTTCCCACCCGCTTCCACACCACACCGGATCAGGTCCGGGAAGGTGAGGGAAAGGCGCTGCCGGAATGGCAGGCGGGCGACATCATCCGCATCACCCACCACGCGGAGGCGGAATGGGCGGTCACCCTGACGGACTGGGAAAAAGTCGCCGCCTTGCATCCTTACCACATTTATTCGGATCAGACCGTGAAGGACCGGTTCGATTGGGAAGGAAAAGGCATGGCGTCCGGAAGCATCCATCTGGCCCTCGTCCGCATCCGCGAGCTCGCCACTCCGTGGGAATTCCCCTACGAGGCGAAATACGGTGGTTGCCGGAGCTGGGTGAATCTCCCCGAACCTCCCGAGGATTGGCGGAAGAGTTCGCAAACCGTTTTATCGGATGCAATTTTCAGTGAGGCAGCCACACGATCAAGCTGCTGA